In Iodobacter fluviatilis, the DNA window AGATTTAAATGCCTTATCGCAGGCTAATCCATGGGGTAGTGGCTGGGAAGAATCGCCTGTGGATTTGCCGGTTGCCGAAGAAATCTCTGAAGTCGAAGACCTGTCTTGCATCCAGTTGGTCAGTGTTGCTGATGAGGCGGAGTGGGAAGATGAGCCACTTTTTGCCGCGATTGAGCCAGAGCTTGCGCCTGCAGAAACGGAGCCTGAAGCACCTGGGCTGAGTGAGAAGGTCATTGCCGAATTAAGTGCAACGGTTGCAGCGCAGCTGGGTGTTGAAATTGCCACCGAGGTAGAGCAGCTTACCCGCCAGCATTTTGCCAGCCTGATGAGTACATTTTACGAAGACACGCTGCGCCGCTTAATGAGCGATATGACGATCGAAATTGAGCAAAAACTTTTGCCGCGTGTAGAAGAGCTGGTGAAAGAAGAGCTGCGTAAGCATGGTTAGAATTAAATAGCGGGTGCATTCCGTTATTTAATCAACCACCGTGCTATTTAATTTGCCCCACATCCAGCCTGATAATCTGATTGTTTTCGATTTTAAAGTGCATATAGGTATTGAACTCACCCCAGCGATCGGTGTGGAAAAAACCGTAAATGCTTAGGCCCTGATTATCTTCTTTATCGATGCGTTTAAAGTAGCCACGCGATTTGCCCAGTACGATATAAGCGCGTAAGCGGCCAAATATTTCACTGTCTGACCACTGAATAAATTCTCTTTCCTTGCCATCGTCGCTGATCACGGCCTTGGGGGAGAAGAGTTTCATCCAGCTTTCTCGGTCGTTATCACTCATCGCTTTTACCGCTGATTTCACCAGTGGATTGCTGAGTTTATCCAAGCCTTCTGTGCTTTGTGCTTGGCTGAGCGGGCTGTATAAAATGCCGATTAATAAAAGGGCGAACAGTTTCATGGCTGATCCTTGGTGTGCGAAAGCGCCAGCCCATTTGCTGACGCTTTGGTCGCTATCTTAATTAGCGGGTGGTAAATCCACCATTTGCAAAAATGGTCTGCCCGTTCACCCACCAGCCTTCGGTGACAAGAAATTTAATCAAAGGCACGATGTCTTCGATTTCAGTTAAGCCTGATTGATTAAAGGCGCTTAAATCCGCCGATGCTTTTAAATAAGCTGCGGCTTCTGGTGTTTCCTGAGCATAAAAGAAAGGCGTGTCCATTGGGCCAGGGCCGACTGCGGTGACAGAAATACCACGAGTGCCAAATTCTTTGGCGGCCGCGCGGGTAAAGTGCTCAACGGCGGCCTTGGTGCCCGCATAAGTTGAGTAATAGCCGGTGTAGGCGGCCAGCAGCGAGGTGACAATGGTGCAGATCTTACCGTTGTCGTTTAAATGTTTACCCGCTTCGCGGATAAAGAAAAATGCGGCCTTGCTGTTGATACTACTCATCTCATCGAATTCTTCTTCGCTGACATCGACAATCGCTTTTTTGAGCACTTTGCCGACGGTATTGATGGCAATATCCACGCCGCCAAAGCGTTTTACGGCTGCATCAAACAAAGCCACGCAGTTGGCTGCCTTGCTTAAGTCTCCCTGAATGGCAAATGCTTTGCCGCCCATGGCTTCAATCGCCGCCACGGTTTCTGCCGCTGCCGCCGCAGTTGAATCGCTATTGTAGTGAACTACAATGGATGCGCCTTCTGCGGCTAGGGTGCGGCTGATCAGCCCGCCTAGGTTTTTTGCGCCACCGCCGATAACAACAACTTTTCCTGCCAGTGTGTGTTTGGACATTTCTGCATTCCTTTAATAAAGTGAGCGGGCTGAAATCAACGCTCAGAAGAAGTGAATGCAGTATGCTGCGCAGCCTCATGGGGATAAATACGGCTAAAATGAAAACACTATTTTGTCTGGCAAAACAATGGGAGCGGCTGTGGATTTAATTCAAGCAATGCGCCTGTTTGTGCAAATAAGCGACAGTGGCAGTTTTACCCGCGCAGCGGAGCTGATGCAGTTGTCGCGCCCGGTGGCTTCAACCACTTTGCAACAGCTGGAAAGCCATTTAGGCACGCGATTATTAAGCAGAACCACCCGCCATTTAGAGCTGACTGGCGACGGGCGCAGCTACTATGCGCATTGCCAGCGCATGCTGGCTGATCTGGATAAAACGGCGCAATTGTTCCGGGAATCAGGCTTGCAGGGCCTGTTACGGATCGACGTGCCCACCCGCATGGCCCGCAGCCTGATTGCGCCCCACTTGCCTGCGTTTTTTCAGCGCTATCCCGATATTCATATCGAAATGGGCATGAGTGATCATGTGATTGATTTACTGCGCGAAGGCGTGGATTGCGTGCTGCGGGTAGGCGCTTTGCAAGAGGATCGGCTTGTTTCTAAGCGACTTGGCTTATTGCCCCAGGGTAATTACGCCAGCCCTGGCTACATCCAGCAATGGGGAGAGCCTCAGTCTTTGGCGGAATTAAGCCAGCATTATATGGTGGGCTACAGCCGCTCTTTATCCGAGCAAACGGCGTGTTGGGAATATACGGAAAACGGTGAAAACCTTAGCCTTACGATGCCAGCTAGGGTCACGGTAAATAATGCGGAAAGCTATCTGGCTTGCGGCTTGGCGGGGCTGGGCTTGATTCAGGTGCCCACTTATGATGCGGCGCTCTATCTTGCCAGCGGAGAGCTGATTGAAGTCCTGCCGCAATACCAGGCTGCTGCGCTGCCGGTATCGGTGCTTTATCCTTATCAGCGGCACAGCTCTCAGCGTGTGCAGGTTTTTGTGGCGTGGATGTCGGGCATATTGGCCGGTGAATTAGCCGAAGGGTGTTTTATTCCCGCTGTTTAATGGCGTGAGTGCTACATGAAGCAGGCAGGT includes these proteins:
- a CDS encoding LysR family transcriptional regulator — protein: MDLIQAMRLFVQISDSGSFTRAAELMQLSRPVASTTLQQLESHLGTRLLSRTTRHLELTGDGRSYYAHCQRMLADLDKTAQLFRESGLQGLLRIDVPTRMARSLIAPHLPAFFQRYPDIHIEMGMSDHVIDLLREGVDCVLRVGALQEDRLVSKRLGLLPQGNYASPGYIQQWGEPQSLAELSQHYMVGYSRSLSEQTACWEYTENGENLSLTMPARVTVNNAESYLACGLAGLGLIQVPTYDAALYLASGELIEVLPQYQAAALPVSVLYPYQRHSSQRVQVFVAWMSGILAGELAEGCFIPAV
- a CDS encoding SDR family oxidoreductase, whose amino-acid sequence is MSKHTLAGKVVVIGGGAKNLGGLISRTLAAEGASIVVHYNSDSTAAAAAETVAAIEAMGGKAFAIQGDLSKAANCVALFDAAVKRFGGVDIAINTVGKVLKKAIVDVSEEEFDEMSSINSKAAFFFIREAGKHLNDNGKICTIVTSLLAAYTGYYSTYAGTKAAVEHFTRAAAKEFGTRGISVTAVGPGPMDTPFFYAQETPEAAAYLKASADLSAFNQSGLTEIEDIVPLIKFLVTEGWWVNGQTIFANGGFTTR